Proteins from a single region of Catenulispora acidiphila DSM 44928:
- a CDS encoding ABC transporter ATP-binding protein, translating to MGILGVAIRTEPRVFAAAVSGSAVYGVMTVGAAWAVGWATDHAVLPAFRAGKVPAGATLTAGLLILGVALAKVMGIIGRRLLAGVMQFRLQSRYRRAVSERYLQLPLSWHRRHPTGQLLSNAGSDVDMTWQFIAPLPMSLGVLIMMVAALVSMVLTDPVLAIIGFLLFPAIIALNTIYQRFAAPRLAAAQEMRAGVAEIAHESFDGGLVVKTLGREDVETARFAGAADRLRDANIAAGRARAFFDPALEAVPNLGVLVALLVGTSRVASGAIQAGQVVQVAYLITLLAFPLRAIGWVLGELPRSVVGYSRVKAVLDSEGDMEYGARLAPAGGAADVHLDHVSFGYDGQAILRDIDLSLRPGSTVALVGPTGAGKSTLTGLLARLADPDSGSVRLDGTDLRDFARGQIPAQVSLVPQQTFLFADSIRDNIRLDRDADDEQVWAALRLAQAERFVKRLPEGLDAVIGERGATLSGGQRQRLALARALIRQPRLLILDDCTASVDPQVEAAILGGLRDAAGEGTLASTVLVVAYRKATIALADEVVYVEHGRVVDRGPHLELVERCAGYRDLITAYERDHEERDGELQEVGI from the coding sequence ATGGGGATCCTTGGCGTGGCGATCCGGACTGAGCCGCGGGTGTTCGCGGCGGCGGTGAGTGGGAGCGCTGTCTACGGCGTCATGACGGTCGGTGCGGCGTGGGCCGTGGGGTGGGCGACCGATCACGCGGTGCTGCCGGCGTTCCGGGCCGGGAAGGTGCCGGCCGGGGCGACGTTGACCGCCGGGCTGTTGATCCTGGGGGTGGCGCTGGCCAAGGTGATGGGGATCATCGGGCGGCGGCTGCTGGCCGGGGTGATGCAGTTCCGCCTGCAGTCGCGGTATCGGCGCGCGGTCTCAGAACGCTACTTGCAGTTGCCTTTGTCCTGGCACCGGCGCCATCCCACCGGGCAGCTGCTGTCCAACGCCGGCTCCGATGTGGACATGACGTGGCAGTTCATCGCTCCGCTGCCGATGTCGCTCGGGGTGCTGATCATGATGGTCGCGGCCCTGGTGTCGATGGTGCTCACCGATCCGGTGCTGGCGATCATCGGCTTTCTGCTCTTTCCGGCGATCATCGCGCTGAACACGATTTACCAGCGCTTCGCCGCGCCTCGGCTGGCCGCCGCGCAGGAGATGCGCGCGGGCGTTGCCGAGATCGCGCACGAGTCCTTCGACGGCGGCCTGGTCGTGAAGACCCTGGGCCGTGAGGACGTGGAGACCGCGCGGTTCGCCGGCGCCGCCGACCGGCTGCGTGACGCCAACATCGCCGCCGGCCGGGCCCGGGCGTTCTTCGACCCGGCGCTGGAGGCCGTGCCGAACCTCGGTGTGCTGGTCGCGCTGCTGGTCGGCACGTCGCGCGTCGCCTCCGGCGCGATCCAGGCCGGGCAGGTGGTGCAGGTCGCCTACCTGATCACGCTGCTGGCCTTCCCGCTGCGGGCGATCGGCTGGGTGCTGGGCGAGCTGCCGCGCTCGGTCGTCGGCTACAGCCGGGTCAAGGCGGTGCTCGATTCCGAAGGGGACATGGAGTACGGCGCGCGCCTGGCGCCCGCCGGCGGCGCGGCCGACGTCCACCTGGACCACGTCAGCTTCGGCTACGACGGCCAGGCGATCCTGCGCGACATCGATCTGAGCCTGCGGCCCGGCTCGACGGTGGCGCTGGTCGGGCCCACCGGCGCGGGGAAGTCCACGCTCACCGGCCTGCTCGCGCGGCTGGCCGACCCCGACAGCGGCAGCGTGCGGCTGGACGGCACCGACCTCCGCGACTTCGCGCGCGGCCAGATCCCGGCGCAGGTCTCGCTGGTCCCGCAGCAGACCTTCCTGTTCGCCGACAGCATCCGGGACAACATCCGGCTGGACCGCGACGCCGACGACGAGCAGGTCTGGGCCGCGCTGCGGCTGGCGCAGGCCGAGCGGTTCGTCAAGCGCCTGCCCGAAGGGCTGGACGCGGTCATCGGCGAGCGCGGCGCGACGCTGTCCGGCGGTCAGCGCCAGCGCCTGGCGCTGGCCAGGGCCCTGATCCGCCAGCCGCGGCTGCTCATCCTGGACGACTGCACCGCCAGCGTGGACCCGCAGGTCGAGGCCGCGATCCTCGGCGGGCTGCGGGACGCCGCCGGCGAGGGCACGCTGGCCTCCACCGTCCTGGTCGTCGCCTACCGCAAGGCCACGATCGCGCTCGCCGACGAGGTGGTCTACGTCGAGCACGGCCGGGTCGTGGACCGCGGTCCGCACCTGGAGCTGGTCGAGCGCTGCGCGGGCTACCGCGACCTGATCACCGCCTACGAGCGCGACCACGAAGAGCGGGACGGCGAACTGCAGGAGGTCGGGATATGA
- a CDS encoding ABC transporter ATP-binding protein codes for MSTAVAELDDVEEGEGGELGTENAVAPGGGYQLPEALDGGYAVLRRGVRLAPAFTKGLGVTLALALIATVGRIVIPLTVQQTLDHGILAEGGPDYGEVRTMVALSAVAVLITAVSAYLMNFRLYTSSERGLAEVRTKAFRHVHDLSLLHQQAEQRGALVSRVTSDIDTVTVFIQQGGMQLFVAVAQVVVVTIVMAVFSWQLTILVWVCFVPMFLVMRKIQGRTGRAYRKVRRRYGRMLGEVSEALVGADVLRAYGIEDRAGARIGAAVEDTRDSQVRTQRLIVVTFSMGELVAGLVNAAIVVVGVMLGVGGHLSVGDLTAMLFLVNLFISPVQFATEQLNEAQNAIAGWRRIVGLLEQPPDVVDPGRAGVTPPDGPLGVGFEEVVFAYPGGTPVLHSLTTEITPRTRVAVVGETGSGKTTFAKLLTRLMDPSSGRILINGVPLKDIGFETLRSRMVMVPQDGFLFDMTVGDNVRYGKPGATDAEVRRAFEDLSLTDWLDGLPEGMATRVGQRGESLSAGERQLVALARAYIADPDLLVLDEATSAVDPATEVRITRALDGLTRGRTSIAIAHRLSTAEAADEVFVFDAGQIVERGPHRELVGAGGVYSGLYESWSRQQAS; via the coding sequence ATGAGCACCGCGGTCGCCGAACTCGACGATGTCGAAGAGGGCGAAGGGGGCGAACTGGGCACAGAGAACGCCGTCGCGCCCGGGGGCGGCTATCAGCTTCCTGAGGCCCTCGACGGCGGCTACGCCGTCCTGCGCCGCGGCGTCCGGCTGGCTCCGGCGTTCACCAAGGGTTTGGGCGTCACGCTCGCCCTGGCGCTGATCGCCACCGTCGGCCGGATCGTGATCCCGCTGACCGTGCAGCAGACGCTGGACCACGGCATCCTCGCCGAGGGCGGTCCCGACTACGGCGAGGTGCGCACCATGGTCGCGCTCAGCGCCGTGGCGGTGCTGATCACCGCGGTGTCGGCGTACCTGATGAACTTCCGGCTCTACACCTCCAGCGAGCGCGGGCTGGCCGAGGTGCGGACCAAGGCCTTCCGGCACGTGCACGACCTCTCGCTGCTGCACCAGCAGGCCGAGCAGCGCGGCGCGCTGGTCAGCCGGGTCACCAGCGACATCGACACGGTCACCGTGTTCATCCAGCAGGGCGGCATGCAGCTGTTCGTCGCCGTTGCGCAGGTCGTGGTGGTCACGATCGTGATGGCGGTGTTCTCCTGGCAGCTCACGATCCTGGTCTGGGTCTGCTTCGTGCCGATGTTCCTGGTCATGCGCAAGATCCAGGGCCGGACCGGACGCGCCTACCGCAAGGTCCGGCGACGCTACGGCAGGATGCTCGGCGAGGTGTCCGAGGCGCTGGTCGGCGCCGACGTGCTGCGCGCCTACGGCATCGAGGACCGCGCCGGCGCCCGGATCGGCGCGGCGGTCGAGGACACCCGCGACTCCCAGGTCCGCACCCAGCGGCTGATCGTCGTCACCTTCTCCATGGGCGAGCTGGTCGCCGGGCTGGTGAACGCCGCGATCGTGGTGGTCGGCGTGATGCTCGGCGTCGGCGGGCACCTCTCGGTCGGCGACCTGACCGCGATGCTCTTCCTGGTGAACCTGTTCATCTCCCCGGTGCAGTTCGCCACCGAGCAGCTGAACGAGGCGCAGAACGCGATCGCCGGCTGGCGCCGCATCGTCGGGCTGCTGGAGCAGCCGCCGGACGTGGTGGATCCCGGCCGGGCCGGCGTCACGCCGCCGGACGGTCCGCTGGGCGTCGGCTTCGAAGAGGTCGTGTTCGCCTACCCAGGCGGTACCCCGGTACTGCACTCGCTGACCACCGAGATCACGCCGCGCACGCGGGTGGCGGTGGTCGGGGAGACCGGCTCGGGCAAGACCACCTTCGCCAAGCTGCTGACCCGGCTGATGGATCCCAGCTCCGGCAGGATCCTGATCAACGGCGTGCCGCTGAAGGACATCGGCTTCGAGACGCTGCGCTCGCGCATGGTGATGGTCCCGCAGGACGGGTTCCTGTTCGACATGACCGTCGGCGACAACGTCCGCTACGGCAAGCCCGGCGCCACCGACGCCGAGGTGCGCCGGGCGTTCGAGGACCTGAGCCTGACCGACTGGCTCGACGGGCTGCCGGAGGGCATGGCGACCCGGGTCGGGCAGCGCGGGGAGTCGCTGTCGGCCGGCGAGCGGCAGCTGGTCGCGCTGGCCCGGGCCTACATCGCCGATCCGGACCTGCTGGTGCTGGACGAGGCGACGTCGGCGGTGGACCCGGCGACCGAGGTGCGGATCACCCGGGCGCTGGACGGGCTGACGCGCGGGCGGACGTCGATCGCGATCGCGCACCGGCTGTCCACGGCGGAGGCCGCGGACGAGGTGTTCGTGTTCGACGCCGGACAGATCGTGGAGCGCGGGCCGCACCGGGAGCTGGTGGGCGCCGGCGGGGTGTATTCGGGACTGTATGAGAGCTGGTCCCGGCAGCAGGCTTCGTAG
- a CDS encoding Trp biosynthesis-associated membrane protein — protein sequence MAESAGAGVVPKQAAQEREPIAAAESATVDSGVDPAQAARRAGRRELTLSVLIALLGGVMTWAAAGRPWATATVGEAPNALKVAATGNNLSAAVTALGLTALAGGLALFATQRLARRLVGVLLIAAGVGAAVSAFGARGAGHAAHVLADKAAAKGFAAGAVTAHTASWWIVSALGGVLVVVAGLSALVRGATWPGMSSRYENAATRASAARTVDTGSSKDLWDALDRGEDPTDAVAARTSARTPTPGAEH from the coding sequence ATGGCCGAGTCAGCTGGCGCGGGTGTGGTGCCGAAGCAGGCCGCACAGGAGCGGGAGCCGATCGCTGCCGCGGAGTCTGCGACAGTTGATTCTGGTGTCGATCCCGCCCAAGCAGCCCGCCGGGCCGGTCGCCGCGAACTCACCCTCAGCGTCCTGATCGCCCTGCTCGGCGGCGTGATGACCTGGGCCGCGGCTGGACGCCCCTGGGCGACCGCCACCGTCGGCGAGGCGCCCAACGCCCTCAAGGTCGCCGCGACCGGCAACAACCTCTCCGCTGCCGTCACCGCCCTCGGTCTCACCGCCTTGGCCGGCGGCCTCGCGCTGTTCGCCACGCAGCGGCTGGCGCGCCGACTCGTCGGTGTGCTCCTCATCGCAGCAGGCGTAGGTGCGGCGGTCTCCGCCTTCGGCGCGCGCGGCGCCGGCCACGCCGCGCACGTCCTGGCCGACAAGGCGGCGGCCAAGGGCTTCGCGGCCGGTGCCGTCACCGCCCACACGGCGTCCTGGTGGATCGTCTCGGCGCTCGGCGGCGTGCTGGTCGTGGTGGCCGGCCTTTCCGCGCTCGTGCGCGGTGCGACCTGGCCCGGGATGTCGTCGCGCTATGAGAACGCCGCCACCCGGGCGAGCGCCGCGCGCACTGTGGACACCGGCAGTTCCAAGGACCTGTGGGACGCCCTGGACCGCGGCGAGGATCCCACCGATGCGGTAGCGGCCCGGACCTCGGCTCGAACCCCCACCCCGGGCGCGGAGCATTAG
- a CDS encoding HGxxPAAW family protein: MSSSHDEDHGSTPAAWTAVFLCIIGFLIGGAGLVTAVPALAVVGGAIAVLSPIVGKAMSAMGLGAPAK, encoded by the coding sequence ATGTCGTCCTCCCACGATGAAGACCACGGCAGCACCCCCGCCGCCTGGACCGCCGTCTTCCTGTGCATCATCGGCTTCCTGATCGGCGGCGCGGGCCTGGTGACGGCCGTGCCGGCGCTGGCCGTCGTCGGCGGCGCGATCGCCGTGCTCTCCCCGATAGTCGGCAAGGCCATGTCCGCGATGGGCCTGGGTGCCCCCGCGAAGTAG
- the trpB gene encoding tryptophan synthase subunit beta, whose product MSDQSDLHLSSAPDPRAEIISAYAATAAMPDDAGHFPTDDALFGGRFMPEALMAVLKEVTEAYETSKTDPAFHREFADLLLHYANRPSLLTEARNLSRRAGARILLKREDLNHTGSHKINNVLGQALLAQRMGKTRLIAETGAGQHGVATATAAALLGLDCVVYMGSEDTKRQALNVARMRMLGAEVVPVAIGSQTLKDAINEALRDWVASADTTYYLLGTAAGPHPFPAMVRDFARVIGVEARRQTLELTGALPDAVAACVGGGSNAIGVFHAFVPDASVKLYGFEAGGSGVATGLHAASITGGSVGVLHGTRTFLLQDEYGQTKESHSISAGLDYPAVGPEHAWLHATGRAVYEPVDDSEAMDAFRVLCETEGIIPAIESAHALAGALRVAPRLAAELGREPVIVVNLSGRGDKDMHTAAAYFGVDFDDHGPSEGGEL is encoded by the coding sequence ATGTCTGATCAGTCAGATCTGCATCTGTCTTCGGCGCCGGATCCCCGCGCCGAGATCATCTCCGCGTACGCGGCCACCGCCGCGATGCCCGACGACGCCGGGCACTTCCCCACCGACGACGCCCTATTCGGCGGCCGCTTCATGCCCGAGGCGCTGATGGCCGTGCTGAAGGAGGTCACCGAGGCTTATGAGACCTCGAAGACCGACCCGGCGTTCCACCGGGAGTTCGCCGACCTCCTGCTGCACTACGCCAACCGCCCGAGCCTGCTCACCGAGGCCCGCAACCTCTCCCGGCGGGCCGGCGCGCGCATCCTGCTCAAGCGCGAGGACCTGAACCACACCGGTTCACACAAGATCAACAACGTCCTCGGCCAGGCACTGCTGGCCCAGCGCATGGGCAAGACCCGGCTCATCGCCGAGACCGGCGCCGGCCAGCACGGCGTGGCCACCGCGACCGCCGCGGCGCTGCTCGGCCTGGACTGCGTCGTCTACATGGGCTCGGAGGACACCAAGCGGCAGGCGCTGAACGTGGCGCGGATGCGCATGCTCGGCGCCGAGGTGGTGCCGGTCGCGATCGGGTCGCAGACCCTGAAGGACGCGATCAACGAGGCCCTGCGCGACTGGGTCGCCAGCGCCGACACCACCTACTACCTGCTCGGCACCGCCGCCGGCCCGCACCCCTTCCCGGCGATGGTCCGCGACTTCGCGCGGGTCATCGGCGTGGAGGCGCGCCGGCAGACCCTGGAGCTCACCGGCGCGCTGCCGGACGCCGTCGCGGCCTGCGTCGGCGGCGGCTCCAACGCGATCGGCGTGTTCCACGCCTTCGTCCCGGACGCCTCGGTGAAGCTGTACGGCTTCGAGGCCGGCGGCTCCGGCGTGGCGACCGGCCTGCACGCGGCCTCCATCACCGGCGGCTCGGTCGGCGTCCTGCACGGCACCCGCACCTTCCTCCTCCAGGACGAGTACGGCCAGACCAAGGAGAGCCACAGCATCTCCGCCGGTCTGGACTACCCGGCCGTCGGCCCGGAGCACGCCTGGCTGCACGCCACCGGCCGCGCCGTCTACGAACCCGTGGACGACAGCGAGGCCATGGACGCCTTCCGCGTCCTGTGCGAGACCGAGGGCATCATCCCCGCCATCGAATCCGCGCACGCGCTGGCCGGCGCACTGCGCGTCGCCCCGCGGCTCGCGGCAGAGCTCGGACGCGAACCGGTGATCGTCGTGAATCTTTCAGGGCGCGGCGACAAGGACATGCACACGGCGGCGGCGTATTTCGGTGTCGACTTTGACGACCATGGGCCCAGCGAGGGGGGAGAGCTGTGA
- a CDS encoding anthranilate synthase component I has product MTAFPPGVDTPDLPTFRGLAEDRRVIPVVRRVLADGETPVGLYRKLAGERPGTFLLESAEHGIWSRYSFVGVSTGAALSEQDGAAHWIGEPPVGLPTSGDPMDVLRETLEMLHTPRLPGLPPLTGGLVGYMGYDAVRRLERLPDLAKDDLQIPEMTFLLSLDLAVLDHADGSVWLIANVVNYDNLPTGVEAAYTRAVERLDAMTAALNAPMVNTPVVYDPGVAPEFSANRTSEDYRETVVRCIEEIKSGEAFQIVVSQRFEAEVRASSLDVYRVLRATNPSPYMYLLRVPGPDGSADGGFDIVGSSPEALVKVTEGRAMLHPIAGTRPRGADPEQDAQLAADLLADPKERAEHLMLVDLGRNDLGRISRPGSVEVVDFMAVERYSHVMHIVSTVIGDLAEGKTAFDAVTATFPAGTLSGAPKPRAMEIIEHNEPTRRGLYGGIVGYLDFAGDADTAIAIRTVLIRDGMAFVQAGAGIVADSDPAAEDQECRNKAMAVLKAVAVAGTMRSAVGEGTR; this is encoded by the coding sequence ATGACGGCCTTCCCCCCAGGGGTGGACACCCCGGATCTGCCGACCTTCCGCGGGCTCGCCGAGGACCGCCGGGTGATCCCGGTGGTGCGGCGCGTGCTGGCCGACGGCGAGACGCCGGTCGGGCTGTACCGCAAGCTCGCCGGCGAGCGGCCCGGCACCTTCCTGCTGGAGTCGGCCGAGCACGGCATCTGGTCGCGGTACTCCTTCGTCGGCGTCAGCACCGGCGCGGCGCTGAGTGAGCAGGACGGCGCGGCGCACTGGATCGGCGAGCCGCCGGTCGGGCTGCCGACCTCCGGCGACCCCATGGACGTGCTGCGCGAGACCCTGGAGATGCTGCACACCCCGCGGCTGCCCGGGCTGCCGCCGCTGACCGGCGGGCTGGTCGGATACATGGGCTACGACGCCGTGCGCCGCCTGGAGCGGCTGCCGGACCTGGCCAAGGACGACCTGCAGATCCCGGAGATGACGTTCCTGCTCAGCCTGGACCTGGCGGTGCTGGACCACGCCGACGGCTCGGTCTGGCTGATCGCGAACGTCGTCAATTATGACAATCTGCCTACCGGCGTCGAGGCGGCGTACACCCGCGCCGTGGAGCGCCTGGACGCGATGACCGCCGCGCTGAACGCGCCGATGGTCAACACGCCGGTGGTGTACGACCCGGGCGTCGCGCCGGAGTTCAGCGCCAACCGCACCTCGGAGGACTACCGCGAGACGGTGGTGCGCTGCATCGAGGAGATCAAGTCCGGCGAGGCGTTCCAGATCGTGGTGAGCCAGCGCTTCGAGGCCGAGGTGCGGGCCTCGTCGCTGGACGTCTACCGGGTGCTGCGGGCGACGAATCCGAGTCCGTACATGTACCTGCTGCGCGTCCCCGGCCCGGACGGCAGCGCCGACGGCGGCTTCGACATCGTCGGCTCCTCGCCCGAGGCGCTGGTGAAGGTGACCGAGGGCCGCGCCATGCTGCACCCGATCGCCGGCACCCGCCCCCGCGGCGCCGACCCCGAGCAGGACGCGCAACTCGCCGCGGACCTGCTGGCCGACCCCAAGGAGCGCGCCGAGCACCTGATGCTCGTCGACCTCGGCCGCAACGACCTGGGCCGCATCAGCCGCCCGGGCTCGGTGGAGGTCGTGGACTTCATGGCGGTCGAGCGCTACAGCCACGTCATGCACATCGTCTCCACGGTGATCGGCGACCTGGCCGAAGGCAAGACGGCCTTCGACGCCGTCACCGCGACCTTCCCCGCCGGCACCTTGTCCGGCGCCCCCAAACCGCGCGCGATGGAGATCATCGAGCACAACGAACCGACCCGCCGCGGCCTGTACGGAGGCATCGTCGGCTACCTGGACTTCGCCGGCGACGCCGACACCGCGATCGCCATCCGCACGGTCCTGATCCGCGACGGCATGGCCTTCGTCCAGGCCGGCGCCGGCATCGTCGCCGACTCCGACCCCGCGGCCGAGGACCAGGAATGCCGCAACAAGGCGATGGCGGTCCTGAAGGCGGTCGCCGTCGCCGGGACGATGCGGTCCGCGGTGGGGGAGGGGACGCGGTGA
- the hisI gene encoding phosphoribosyl-AMP cyclohydrolase, with the protein MTDEVATPALAPEIAARLKRDEHGLFAAIAQQHDTGEVLMLAWMDEEALRRTLVSGRVTYWSRSRAEYWTKGDTSGNVQILKSAAVDCDGDAVLLKVDQSGGACHTGDRTCFDAGDLPLGVDAETGASRDESRSAGSASAARGPLGESTA; encoded by the coding sequence ATGACCGACGAAGTCGCCACCCCCGCCCTCGCCCCTGAGATCGCCGCCCGGCTCAAGCGCGACGAGCATGGTTTGTTCGCCGCCATCGCGCAGCAGCACGACACCGGCGAGGTGCTGATGCTGGCGTGGATGGACGAGGAGGCGCTGCGGCGGACGCTGGTCAGCGGGCGCGTCACGTACTGGTCGCGGTCGCGGGCGGAGTACTGGACCAAGGGGGACACGTCGGGGAACGTGCAGATCCTGAAGTCCGCCGCGGTGGACTGCGACGGCGACGCGGTGCTGCTGAAGGTGGACCAGAGCGGCGGCGCCTGCCACACCGGGGACCGGACGTGCTTCGACGCCGGGGATCTGCCGCTCGGGGTGGACGCCGAGACCGGTGCGAGCCGGGACGAAAGCAGGAGCGCGGGCTCGGCGTCGGCGGCGCGCGGGCCTCTGGGAGAATCAACGGCATGA
- the trpA gene encoding tryptophan synthase subunit alpha produces MNRLQDVLKSARADNRAVLIGYLPAGYPSVDGSIDAMRAMVEGGCDIIEVGLPYSDPAMDGPVIQAAADQALSRGVTTPDVIRAAGAVADTGAAALIMSYWNPIEHYGVERFAAELAAVGGSGVITPDLIPEEAGPWVAATDAHDIGRVFLVAPSSTPERVALTTEVCNGFVYAGAVMGVTGARDQVGHAARDLVERTRKATDQAVCVGLGVSTGDQAAEIAGYADGVIVGSAFVRRLLDNRDPRKGVEAVRELAAELADGVRRGSKAR; encoded by the coding sequence GTGAACCGGCTCCAGGACGTGCTCAAAAGCGCGCGGGCGGACAACCGCGCGGTCCTCATCGGCTACCTGCCCGCGGGCTACCCGTCGGTCGACGGCTCCATCGACGCCATGCGCGCCATGGTCGAGGGCGGCTGCGACATCATCGAGGTCGGACTCCCGTACTCCGACCCGGCGATGGACGGCCCGGTCATCCAGGCCGCCGCCGACCAGGCGCTCAGCCGCGGGGTCACCACCCCGGACGTGATCCGCGCGGCCGGCGCGGTCGCCGACACCGGCGCGGCGGCGCTGATCATGTCGTACTGGAACCCGATCGAGCACTACGGCGTCGAGCGCTTCGCCGCCGAGCTGGCGGCGGTCGGCGGCAGCGGCGTGATCACCCCGGACCTCATCCCCGAGGAGGCCGGTCCCTGGGTCGCCGCGACCGACGCGCACGACATCGGCCGGGTGTTCCTGGTCGCGCCGAGCTCCACCCCCGAGCGCGTCGCGCTGACCACCGAGGTGTGCAACGGCTTCGTGTACGCCGGTGCGGTGATGGGCGTCACCGGCGCCCGCGACCAGGTCGGGCACGCCGCCCGGGACCTGGTCGAACGCACGAGGAAGGCGACGGACCAGGCGGTGTGCGTGGGCCTGGGGGTCTCCACCGGCGACCAGGCCGCCGAGATCGCCGGGTACGCCGACGGCGTGATCGTCGGCTCGGCCTTCGTCCGGCGGCTGCTGGACAACCGCGACCCGCGCAAGGGGGTCGAGGCGGTGCGCGAGCTGGCCGCCGAGCTCGCCGACGGGGTGCGGCGGGGGAGCAAGGCCCGCTGA
- a CDS encoding DUF1707 SHOCT-like domain-containing protein codes for MSTDPAKSPALRASDADRDRVIDTLRTAVADGRLDPAEYDERVETALSARTFEALAPLTADLAPGAGLAPAPVPVPARAAPKRLVIKQKHGVVRRDGDWALPERLVLRTAWSGVELDLRHAVPSGPELVIDMRVRGGGVTLIVAPGMEVDANDLRVKFGGTSITRTAGDDTPITLRIRIVGRLKHGAVGTRWARPGEKVAPPPEDSAT; via the coding sequence ATGTCGACTGATCCGGCCAAGTCACCTGCGCTGCGCGCGTCCGACGCGGACCGCGACCGGGTCATCGACACGCTGCGCACCGCCGTCGCCGACGGCCGGCTGGACCCCGCCGAGTACGACGAGCGCGTCGAGACGGCACTGTCCGCGCGCACCTTCGAGGCGCTGGCGCCGCTGACGGCCGATCTGGCGCCCGGCGCCGGCCTCGCCCCGGCTCCGGTTCCGGTTCCGGCCAGAGCGGCGCCCAAGCGGCTGGTCATCAAGCAGAAGCACGGGGTCGTGCGGCGCGACGGCGACTGGGCGCTGCCGGAGCGGCTGGTGCTGCGCACCGCGTGGTCCGGCGTGGAGCTGGATCTGCGGCACGCCGTGCCCAGCGGACCCGAGCTGGTCATCGACATGCGGGTGCGCGGCGGCGGGGTGACGCTGATCGTCGCCCCGGGCATGGAGGTGGACGCCAACGACCTGCGGGTGAAGTTCGGCGGCACCTCGATCACCCGGACCGCCGGCGACGACACGCCGATCACGCTCCGGATCCGCATCGTGGGCCGGTTGAAGCACGGCGCGGTCGGGACGCGGTGGGCGCGCCCGGGCGAGAAGGTGGCGCCGCCGCCGGAGGACAGCGCCACCTGA
- the trpC gene encoding indole-3-glycerol phosphate synthase TrpC, translated as MNVLAEIIEGVRLDLAERQEKISLDDLKARVARMDSARDGVELLRRGGAGGDGVKVIAEVKRSSPSKGALAAIADPAGLAADYEAGGATVISVLTEQRRFGGSLGDLDDVRKKVDIAVLRKDFIVTSYQLWEARAHGADLALLIVAALEQPALESLIERAASIGLTPLVEVHDEEEVRRALDAGARLVGVNARDLKTLEVRRDTFARLAPLVPDGVVRVAESGVRGPHDLIAYANAGADAVLVGESLVTGKDPRAAVADLVAAGAHPALRNGRG; from the coding sequence GTGAACGTACTTGCCGAGATCATCGAAGGCGTCCGCCTCGACCTTGCCGAGCGCCAGGAGAAGATCAGCCTGGACGACCTGAAGGCCCGGGTGGCGCGCATGGACAGCGCCCGCGACGGGGTCGAGCTGCTGCGGCGCGGCGGTGCCGGGGGCGACGGCGTGAAGGTGATCGCCGAGGTGAAGCGCTCCTCGCCGTCCAAGGGCGCGCTGGCCGCGATCGCCGACCCGGCCGGGCTGGCCGCGGACTACGAGGCCGGCGGCGCGACCGTCATCTCCGTGCTCACCGAGCAGCGCCGCTTCGGCGGCTCGCTGGGCGACCTGGACGACGTCCGCAAGAAGGTCGACATCGCGGTGCTGCGCAAGGACTTCATCGTCACCAGCTACCAGCTGTGGGAGGCCCGCGCGCACGGCGCCGACCTGGCGCTGCTGATCGTCGCCGCGCTCGAGCAGCCGGCGCTGGAGTCGCTGATCGAGCGCGCCGCCTCCATCGGCCTGACCCCGCTGGTCGAGGTGCACGACGAGGAAGAGGTGCGCCGCGCGCTGGACGCCGGCGCCCGCCTGGTCGGCGTCAACGCCCGCGACCTGAAGACCCTCGAGGTCAGGCGGGACACCTTCGCCCGGCTGGCGCCGCTGGTCCCGGACGGCGTCGTGCGTGTCGCGGAGTCCGGGGTGCGCGGACCGCACGACCTCATCGCCTACGCCAACGCCGGCGCCGACGCGGTGCTGGTCGGCGAGTCGCTGGTGACCGGCAAGGACCCGCGCGCCGCGGTCGCCGACCTGGTCGCCGCCGGTGCCCACCCGGCGCTGCGCAACGGCCGCGGCTGA